A genomic stretch from Nilaparvata lugens isolate BPH chromosome 8, ASM1435652v1, whole genome shotgun sequence includes:
- the LOC111049363 gene encoding slit homolog 2 protein, with protein MAAGCRLLSCLALMLALPARLTSDERVGRASRGLCHTSRGPITAAQLQCIDLSAKGLSTIPESAKFGTLTHLDLHSNRITVLDNVTLSSNLISLDLSDNELTQIEQILSESLKTLNLSHNNISDIKFLTSLVTLERLDLSMNHIYDLGKSQFATMINLVRLDLSSNSLTNLHEKTFSGLHRLQTLDLSQNQLRVVMLGTFRSLDNLLWLSLARNDGLGAVQTEQDSSVLLGAGRRLQTVDASHTNLVRVPDTLTQSVRDLYLCCNQISAVRCGDMDSFPLLRTLDLSSNKISIVEEDALGRSELLRHLLLAENQLESVPHSLPPYLLVLDLDHNFISNITLEDFAGLSKLRTLRLAWNKVSVVSDEAFSHLAALKNLDLSGNPLKLLSSSTFSGPRWLLNLSLASLTSLQPTNRSLAFPVPESDRLRILNLNYSPVLAKQLLDDTAALSMFRQLDVLSMAYTNLTDIRSDLVNFLPRLKVLDLRGTHLNCTDITWLASWLLKLKSHGSENSEKWQRLDNVETTTIIPLQDNLNINNDGEEDDEDFSIAGNVDQYWQEAYTQTLQKLPVCSYPQNLSGISLLQIITTSTTATLPTIPTIHRLSRYEHQQPEMSFDHDSYQNDFPHFAPSESDDEMTTLQPLFPTTQITRVKEDVMKQKKMKKKKGDVTQEKVRKSIDGEKVTSNGTTQQPFSFGKKKSSGSDTHGGVVTMTKGHKPSTEKPLERRTPMITTTKGTLRSLGGKSSHNDTKVDEKDVEELQQQDPLHSFTWEGQGNENRPEEPNAPQRISVPEESEEEPEDSDKDDEDPVEARYTHHPGLLVLAAAAGLLGAAALAMRASQRRQARRGYSQHEDIEVRSLDPDHERQEVW; from the coding sequence ATGGCAGCCGGCTGCAGACTTCTCAGCTGTCTGGCCCTCATGCTCGCCCTTCCGGCTCGCCTCACCTCGGACGAGCGAGTTGGCCGAGCCTCGCGAGGCCTCTGCCACACGAGCCGAGGGCCAATCACAGCGGCCCAGCTGCAGTGCATCGACCTCAGCGCCAAAGGCCTCTCAACAATCCCTGAGTCAGCAAAGTTCGGCACATTGACCCACCTCGACCTCCACTCCAACCGTATCACAGTGCTCGACAATGTCACCCTCTCATCGAACCTCATCAGCCTCGATCTGTCCGACAACGAATTGACACAAATCGAGCAGATCCTATCAGAGTCCTTGAAAACACTGAACCTCAGCCACAACAACATATCTGACATCAAATTCCTGACATCGTTGGTCACACTGGAACGATTGGACCTATCCATGAACCACATCTACGATCTGGGGAAATCTCAGTTTGCTACAATGATCAACCTTGTACGGTTAGATCTAAGTTCCAATTCCTTGACAAACCTACATGAAAAAACCTTTTCAGGTCTACATAGACTACAAACACTAGACCTGTCTCAAAACCAGTTACGTGTAGTGATGCTGGGTACATTCAGGTCTCTGGACAATCTACTGTGGTTGAGTCTGGCGAGGAACGATGGACTCGGTGCTGTGCAGACAGAACAGGACTCTTCAGTGTTGTTAGGTGCGGGAAGGCGCTTGCAAACCGTCGACGCATCACATACAAATCTGGTCAGGGTGCCTGACACACTCACACAATCAGTGCGCGACTTGTACTTGTGTTGTAATCAAATATCCGCCGTTCGTTGCGGTGATATGGACAGTTTTCCACTTTTAAGAACTCTGGACCTCAGTTCCAACAAAATATCAATAGTTGAAGAAGACGCCTTAGGGCGGTCAGAGCTGTTACGTCATTTGCTGCTAGCTGAAAATCAGCTAGAATCAGTACCACACAGTTTACCACCTTACTTACTTGTACTTGATTTAGACCACAACTTCATCTCCAACATTACATTGGAAGATTTCGCAGGACTTTCAAAGTTGAGAACTCTACGTCTTGCATGGAACAAGGTATCTGTCGTCAGTGATGAAGCATTCAGCCACTTAGCAGCTTTGAAAAACCTGGATCTCTCAGGTAATCCGTTGAAACTACTATCTAGCAGCACATTTTCCGGACCACGTTGGTTACTAAATCTCAGTTTAGCATCATTGACATCACTACAGCCCACCAACAGATCTCTTGCTTTCCCGGTTCCAGAATCGGATCGTCTGAGAATTCTGAACCTAAACTACAGTCCAGTTCTAGCAAAGCAACTACTAGATGACACAGCTGCTTTGTCAATGTTCCGCCAACTTGATGTGCTGAGTATGGCTTACACAAACCTCACAGATATCAGATCCGATTTAGTAAACTTTTTACCAAGGTTGAAAGTTCTTGATTTGAGAGGAACACATCTAAACTGCACAGACATCACTTGGCTTGCTAGCTGGCTGTTGAAACTCAAATCACACGGTAgtgaaaattctgaaaaatggcAAAGACTTGACAATGTTGAAACAACTACAATCATTCCCTTACAGGATAATCTGAATATTAACAATGAtggagaggaagatgatgaagattttTCAATTGCTGGTAATGTTGATCAATACTGGCAGGAAGCTTACACTCAAACTCTACAAAAGTTGCCGGTTTGTAGTTACCCCCAAAATCTCTCAGGAATATCTCTACTTCAAATAATTACAACTTCCACAACAGCTACACTACCAACAATTCCAACAATCCACCGATTATCTAGGTACGAGCATCAACAGCCTGAGATGTCCTTCGATCATGACTCCTACCAAAACGACTTCCCCCACTTTGCACCCAGTGAATCCGATGATGAGATGACAACACTGCAACCGCTGTTCCCTACTACACAAATTACTAGAGTGAAAGAAGATGTGATGAaacagaagaagatgaaaaagaagaaagggGATGTGACTCAGGAAAAAGTGAGGAAATCTATTGATGGGGAGAAAGTGACAAGTAATGGAACAACTCAACAACCGTTCTCTTTTGGGAAGAAGAAATCGTCTGGTTCAGATACCCATGGAGGTGTTGTGACTATGACAAAAGGGCACAAACCGTCCACTGAGAAACCATTAGAGAGGAGGACACCAATGATAACTACAACTAAAGGAACATTGAGGAGTCTTGGAGGGAAAAGTAGTCACAATGACACAAAAGTGGATGAGAAAGATGTGGAGGAGTTACAGCAACAAGATCCATTACACTCGTTCACTTGGGAAGGTCAAGGTAACGAAAACAGACCTGAGGAACCCAATGCTCCTCAACGAATCTCAGTGCCTGAGGAGAGTGAGGAGGAACCCGAGGACAGCGACAAAGATGACGAGGATCCTGTGGAAGCGAGGTACACTCATCATCCTGGGCTGCTTGTTCTGGCTGCAGCTGCAGGTTTACTAGGAGCTGCAGCGTTAGCTATGAGAGCTTCTCAAAGACGACAAGCAAGGAGAGGCTATTCCCAACATGAGGATATAGAGGTGCGGAGTTTGGATCCCGATCACGAGAGACAAGAGGTTTGGTGA